In the Streptomyces sp. NBC_00525 genome, one interval contains:
- a CDS encoding PHP domain-containing protein has protein sequence MRIDLHTHSTASDGTDTPAELVRGAAAAGLDVVALTDHDTVRGHAEAVAALPEGLTLVTGAELSCRIDGVGLHMLAYLFDPDEPEFARERELVRDDRVPRARTMVRKLQELGVPVTWEQVARIAGDGSVGRPHVATALVELGVVPTVSDAFTSDWLGDGGRAYAEKHELDPFDAIRLVKAAGGVTVFAHPAAVKRGRTVPEARIAELAAAGLDGIEVDHMDHDEPTRTRLRALAGELGLLTTGSSDYHGSRKTVALGAYTTDPEIYGEITRRATGAFPVPGAGGPTA, from the coding sequence TCTGCACACCCACTCCACCGCGTCGGACGGCACGGACACCCCCGCCGAACTGGTCCGCGGCGCCGCGGCCGCGGGCCTCGACGTCGTCGCCCTCACCGACCACGACACGGTGCGCGGGCACGCCGAGGCCGTCGCCGCCCTGCCCGAGGGGCTCACGCTCGTCACGGGCGCCGAGCTGTCCTGCCGCATCGACGGCGTGGGCCTGCACATGCTGGCGTACCTCTTCGACCCGGACGAGCCCGAGTTCGCCCGCGAGCGCGAACTGGTGCGCGACGACCGGGTGCCCCGCGCCCGCACCATGGTCCGCAAGCTCCAGGAGCTGGGCGTGCCCGTCACCTGGGAGCAGGTGGCCCGCATCGCGGGCGACGGCTCGGTCGGCCGGCCGCACGTCGCCACCGCCCTGGTCGAACTGGGCGTCGTCCCGACCGTGTCCGACGCCTTCACGTCCGACTGGCTCGGCGACGGCGGGCGCGCCTACGCCGAGAAGCACGAACTGGACCCGTTCGACGCGATCCGGCTCGTCAAGGCCGCCGGCGGCGTCACCGTCTTCGCCCACCCGGCCGCCGTCAAACGCGGCCGTACGGTCCCCGAGGCGCGGATCGCCGAACTGGCCGCCGCCGGTCTCGACGGCATCGAGGTGGACCACATGGACCACGACGAGCCGACCCGCACCCGGCTGCGCGCGCTCGCCGGTGAACTCGGCCTGCTGACGACCGGCTCCAGCGACTACCACGGCAGCCGCAAGACCGTCGCCCTCGGCGCGTACACCACCGACCCCGAGATCTACGGCGAGATCACCCGGCGCGCCACGGGAGCCTTCCCGGTGCCGGGCGCCGGAGGACCCACCGCGTAA